One genomic window of Desulfurococcus mucosus DSM 2162 includes the following:
- a CDS encoding 30S ribosomal protein S12, which produces MPGKKAPAGLYAARKLEEKRLKFRWSQRDFKRRMLRKTGKLRDPLEGAPMARGIVLEKVGIESRKPNSAVRKCVRVQLVKNGKVVTAFVPWDGGVNYIDEHDEVIIEGIGGPLGGSLGDIPGVRYKVVMVNGVSLKALWLGKKQKPVR; this is translated from the coding sequence ATGCCCGGTAAGAAGGCTCCAGCTGGATTATACGCGGCTAGAAAGCTCGAGGAGAAAAGGCTGAAGTTCCGTTGGAGCCAAAGGGATTTCAAGCGTAGAATGCTGAGGAAGACAGGCAAGCTAAGGGACCCCTTGGAAGGAGCACCAATGGCCAGGGGGATAGTACTGGAGAAAGTGGGAATAGAGTCCCGTAAGCCGAACTCAGCTGTGAGGAAATGTGTAAGGGTGCAACTAGTCAAGAACGGAAAGGTTGTCACAGCCTTCGTCCCATGGGACGGTGGAGTAAACTACATAGATGAACACGACGAGGTAATAATAGAGGGCATAGGTGGCCCACTAGGCGGCTCCCTGGGAGACATCCCGGGAGTAAGATACAAGGTTGTAATGGTCAACGGCGTCTCACTCAAGGCACTCTGGCTTGGAAAGAAGCAGAAGCCTGTCAGGTAA
- a CDS encoding NusA-like transcription termination signal-binding factor, with product MSSDKSQVKITPDEFRFMALLNELTGAVVRDCIVEEENNRVIFLVNPEDVGRAIGPKGFFVQRLKKILNKNIEIVGYSSNLEEQVKYALAPARIKEIKLSTKPDGSKVLYVAVDPADKGIAIGKNGRNVQRARLILKRHFDIDSVVIA from the coding sequence ATGAGTAGCGATAAGTCACAGGTCAAGATAACCCCGGACGAGTTCCGTTTCATGGCCCTGTTAAACGAGCTCACAGGCGCCGTTGTAAGGGACTGCATAGTTGAAGAGGAGAACAACCGAGTCATATTCCTAGTCAACCCCGAGGATGTTGGAAGAGCCATAGGGCCCAAGGGGTTCTTCGTCCAGAGATTGAAGAAGATACTTAACAAGAACATTGAGATCGTGGGATACAGCAGTAACCTGGAGGAGCAGGTTAAATACGCGCTTGCACCGGCAAGGATAAAGGAGATAAAGCTATCGACGAAGCCTGATGGAAGCAAAGTCCTCTACGTGGCAGTGGATCCAGCCGATAAAGGGATAGCAATAGGTAAAAACGGTAGAAACGTCCAGAGAGCCAGGCTTATTTTAAAAAGGCATTTCGATATAGATTCAGTGGTTATAGCGTGA
- the tuf gene encoding translation elongation factor EF-1 subunit alpha, whose translation MSAPQKPHLNIVIIGHVDHGKSTMTGHILYRLGYFDEKTVKMIEEESKKMGKESFKFAWLLDRMKEERERGVTISLSYMKFETKKYFFTIIDAPGHRDFVKNMITGASQADAAILVVSARKGEFEAGMSAEGQTREHAILARTMGINQLIVAINKMDATEPPYSEKRYNEIKEILGKFLKGLGYDVSKIPFIPISAWTGENLIERSPNMPWYNGPTLVEALDTLEVPPKPINKPLRIPIQDVYNISGIGVVPVGRVETGVLKVGDKVVFMPAGLVAEVKSIETHHTKIEKAEPGDNIGFNVKGVEKKDIKRGDVAGSLDVPPTVADEFTARIMVMWHPTAIAVGYTPVIHVHTASVACRITEIIAKIDPRTGKEIEKNPQFLKQGDIAIVKFKPIKPLVVEKYSDFPGLGRFAMRDMGKTIGIGQVLEIKPAQVNIKK comes from the coding sequence GTGAGTGCACCGCAGAAGCCACATTTAAATATAGTGATAATAGGGCACGTAGACCACGGTAAAAGCACGATGACAGGACACATACTGTACCGTCTAGGATACTTCGACGAGAAGACAGTGAAGATGATCGAGGAAGAGTCCAAGAAGATGGGTAAGGAGAGCTTCAAGTTCGCGTGGCTACTCGACAGAATGAAGGAGGAGCGTGAGCGTGGAGTCACTATATCGCTGTCGTACATGAAGTTCGAGACGAAGAAGTACTTCTTCACCATTATCGATGCCCCTGGCCACAGGGACTTCGTTAAGAACATGATTACCGGTGCAAGCCAGGCTGATGCAGCGATCCTCGTGGTGAGCGCTAGGAAGGGTGAGTTCGAGGCAGGGATGAGTGCTGAGGGCCAGACACGTGAGCACGCTATACTAGCGAGAACCATGGGTATAAACCAGTTGATCGTCGCGATAAACAAGATGGATGCCACTGAGCCACCGTACAGTGAGAAGAGATACAATGAGATCAAGGAGATCCTGGGGAAGTTCCTGAAGGGACTCGGCTACGATGTCTCGAAGATACCCTTCATACCTATATCGGCTTGGACCGGTGAGAACCTGATAGAGCGCTCGCCTAACATGCCATGGTACAATGGTCCTACACTAGTGGAGGCACTGGATACACTGGAGGTCCCGCCTAAACCCATAAACAAGCCGCTGAGGATACCGATACAGGACGTCTACAATATCTCTGGAATAGGCGTTGTACCAGTGGGCAGGGTTGAGACAGGTGTACTGAAGGTTGGCGACAAAGTAGTGTTCATGCCAGCCGGGCTCGTGGCCGAGGTCAAGAGCATAGAGACACACCACACTAAGATAGAGAAGGCTGAGCCAGGCGACAACATCGGGTTCAACGTGAAAGGCGTGGAGAAGAAGGATATTAAGCGTGGAGACGTAGCAGGCTCACTGGATGTCCCGCCAACCGTGGCAGACGAGTTCACGGCTAGAATAATGGTTATGTGGCATCCAACAGCCATAGCGGTTGGATACACGCCGGTGATACATGTCCACACAGCCAGCGTAGCCTGCAGGATAACCGAGATCATAGCGAAGATTGACCCGAGGACCGGTAAGGAAATCGAGAAGAACCCGCAGTTCCTGAAGCAGGGCGACATAGCGATAGTGAAGTTCAAGCCGATTAAGCCGCTGGTAGTGGAGAAGTACTCGGACTTCCCAGGCCTTGGAAGATTCGCTATGAGAGACATGGGTAAGACTATAGGTATAGGCCAAGTGCTCGAGATAAAGCCTGCACAGGTCAACATTAAGAAGTAG
- a CDS encoding 50S ribosomal protein L30e, whose amino-acid sequence MSSQVDLLKAIRVAAETGHVVYGAREVRRLVLHGKAKAVIIAVNAPPEVKRDLTYYAKLSGIPVIKFPGTNMELGTLLGRPHSISSIAVVDPGQSNILELAEGVQE is encoded by the coding sequence GTGAGTAGCCAGGTTGACCTGCTTAAGGCTATCAGGGTAGCAGCTGAGACAGGGCACGTAGTATACGGTGCCAGAGAGGTTAGGAGGCTCGTCTTGCATGGGAAGGCTAAAGCAGTCATCATAGCAGTCAACGCGCCTCCAGAGGTGAAGAGGGATTTAACATACTATGCGAAGCTAAGCGGTATCCCGGTGATAAAGTTCCCGGGAACCAACATGGAGCTGGGAACACTACTGGGGCGACCCCACAGTATTTCATCGATAGCCGTGGTGGACCCCGGTCAATCAAACATACTTGAGCTGGCTGAAGGGGTGCAGGAATAG
- a CDS encoding 30S ribosomal protein S7, whose amino-acid sequence MENTGSRELVIKEIKLFNKWSYDFIEVRDPSLKKYICLKPVYLPHTGGRHEHRRFGKTHVPIVERLINKVMRPGRNMGKKHLAYNIVKKAFDIIHIKTGENPIQVLVRAIENAAPREETTRIMYGGITYHVSVDVAPLRRIDLALRHLTEGARMKAFHSPIPIEEALAEEIVLAASNDPKSYAIQKKEEIERIALSSR is encoded by the coding sequence ATGGAGAACACTGGTTCAAGAGAGCTTGTAATCAAGGAGATAAAGCTGTTCAACAAGTGGAGCTACGACTTCATAGAGGTCAGGGATCCAAGCCTGAAGAAATACATCTGTCTGAAACCAGTATACCTGCCGCACACAGGCGGAAGACATGAACATAGACGCTTCGGTAAGACCCATGTACCCATAGTTGAGAGACTGATAAACAAGGTGATGCGGCCGGGTAGAAACATGGGTAAGAAGCATCTAGCATACAACATAGTCAAGAAGGCCTTCGACATAATTCACATAAAGACGGGTGAAAACCCCATACAGGTATTGGTGCGGGCGATCGAGAACGCTGCGCCAAGAGAGGAGACCACGAGGATAATGTATGGTGGAATAACATACCACGTCTCCGTAGACGTAGCACCACTGAGGAGAATAGACCTAGCACTGAGACACCTAACCGAGGGCGCGAGGATGAAGGCTTTCCACAGCCCTATCCCCATAGAGGAGGCGCTTGCAGAGGAAATAGTGCTCGCCGCCTCAAACGATCCAAAGAGCTACGCTATACAGAAGAAAGAGGAGATAGAAAGAATAGCGTTAAGCAGCAGGTAG